A region from the Leopardus geoffroyi isolate Oge1 chromosome E3, O.geoffroyi_Oge1_pat1.0, whole genome shotgun sequence genome encodes:
- the LOC123589684 gene encoding uncharacterized protein LOC123589684, which yields MEAWAGWAGAEVTPVSPADSPSIPGVCGHSLGNALGWSPGFPAGGGGESWQKGQWPLGQEPSPGHSAQPFSYRYILAPTPANMYAHAQSHTRPQMPSHTATPTFVLTPSPRSPFSAHTHSSIYVYIYIYTHTRRHLHLVIQQRLNIIRCQCVAGRKGGSQLRVGQGLPGGLPGGLPGGGGIAAGPGRWGAQETEAWAVFPGGGGDSRGAEHNEVGAVGPITQALNAPPNADFILWEWGATEGSEQGVRPAAGEDRKVTAGPERESQGGSCGENQDPLRCHHLLPTSLGAARGHWDLGQRAWATCTVHTPLLRGAGGGGDWGLRQHPCDGQGSELKGVSPGLLRSHIHPSSHWVLPPHSLNSHHL from the exons ATGGAGGCGTGGGCGGGCTGGGCCGGAGCAGAGGTGACCCCTGTGTCCCCTGCAGACTCTCCATCCATTCCCGGAGTCTGTGGTCACAGCTTGGGTAATGCACTTGGCTGGAGCCCGGGTTTCCctgcaggtgggggcggggagagctgGCAAAAGGGACAATGGCCCTTGGGGCAGGAACCCTCACCGGGGCATAGCGCACAACCCTTTTCCTACAGGTACATCCTTGCACCCACTCCCGCAaacatgtatgcacatgcacaatCACACACACGCCCCCAAATGCCCAGTCACACAGCCACACCAACCTTCGTTCTCACCCCTTCGCCGCGCTCTCCCTTTtccgcacacacacactcaagcatatatgtatatatatatatatatacacacacacgcagacatcTTCACTTAGTAATTCAACAAAGACTGAACATTATCAGGTGTCAGTGCGTTGCAGGGAGGAAAGGTGGCTCTCAGctcagggtggggcaggggcttcctggagggcttcctggagggcttcctggaggaggaggcattGCCGCTGGGCCTGGACGGTGGGGAGCCCAGGAAACGGAAGCCTGGGCAGttttccctgggggggggggtgactctAGGGGAGCAGAGCACAATGAGGTGGGTGCGGTCGGCCCAATCACACAGGCCTTGAACGCCCCGCCAAACGCTGACTTCATCCTGTGGGAGTGGGGAGCCACGGAGGGCTCTGAGCAGGGGGTCAGGCCCGCAGCGGGAGAGGACAGGAAAGTCACTGCGGGGCCAGAGCGGGAGAGCCAGGGCGGAAGCTGTGGTGAGAACCAG GACCCTCTCAGATGCCACCACCTCCTGCCCACGAGTCTCGGTGCAGCACGGGGCCATTGGGATCTCGGTCAGCGTGCCTGGGCCACCTGCACCGTCCATACGCCCCTCCTCcggggagccgggggggggggggactgggggCTCCGACAGCACCCCTGCGATGgacagggctctgagctgaaggGAGTATCTCCGGGACTCCTCCGCTCACACATCCACCCCTCAAGCCACTGGGTCCTCCCGCCCCATTCCCTGAACAGCCACCATCTCTGA